agagatggctcagaggttaagagcactgcctgctcttccagaggtcctgagttcaattcccagcaaccatatggtggctcatgaccatctgtaatgaaatctgatggcctctgctggtgtgtctgaagacaaatacagtgtacttacatacataaaataaataaatctttaaaaaaaaaaggaattaaaccCAGATGGTAGTCACGTGCTCTACTGCTGCATTCTACTTCCAACCCTTCAACATTAAGGATCTACCACCTTGTATGTCCTGTGGCAGgcatttatacataaaataaacagactCAACTATAATTGAGTGGACAAGAGTTGTGAAGCATTGCTAAATAGGACTACAGAAAAAGTACACACCATTTTAAATGTCCTCTAGCCACTGTTTAAAACAGTAAAAGATGAAATTAACTTCAACATTTATTTTAACCAAATAACCCTAAAACATTATTTCAACTTTTaactaatctttaaaaaaaaagaatcagatatTTGACATTCTTTTTCCTCACGCTGAATGTACTGACACTTAAGCATATCCTAATTTGAACTAGCCACATGTCAAGTACTCAGCAATCACAGATGCTCACAGGTACTGGGCTGGACACATAGAATTAGTAGCTCTCCAAAGAACTGTTAAgctagtctttttttctttttttcttttttttcttcttcttttttctttttttcggagctggggaccgaacccagggccttgcgcttgctaggcaagcgctctaccactgagctaaatccccaacccctaagctaGTCTTAAAGTCCTCAAAAATCTGCCCCATACTAACGTCTTGAGTCATAGCCAAGATTGTGCAGAAGTAAAGAAAGGGACATGAAAGGGCCTTACCCATCAAATGAAGAGCTGGTGCAGTCATACACCATCTCTCTGTTGCCCTTCATTTGTAGGTATGCATCGCAATTGTCACACCCATCATATTCAAACTGGTCTATAGTCTGGAAAGGAAAAGATACAGCCATTATGAGCATAAACGACGTCTTAATATTTCGACGAGGCCAACCTCTTCATCCTCTATATAATCCAACACCTACTGCTCTCCAAACGATTCCTAAACACTACCCTCACACCTCCCGTCCCTAACTCAgcttacatatatttttttctagtctCTTTGGGGTCAGGTGTTCTCTTCAGCTACTCTCTCAGATGCTTTGGCTCCTAGCGTCTTTCCAGCCCAACACAGTAAGTTCACCGAACGTCTGTTGGGGAGACAAACTTCTGCTAAGTTAAGCTGGGAACTGAAACACAAACCCTAGCAGGCACGAATGCCCAGCTCACGTTCCTTGAACGTAAACAACGGCTCCCTTAGTCTTCCCACTCCCTGAATCTCaggccttttctttcctgtgtctggCCCCATTTCACCCACTTTCTCCCATTTTGCCAACTCAATCGCTCCTACAACCAAGGCTCCGACGGATACCTTGACTAACGAGCACAGCAAACAAGCTCGCAGATGCCGCAGGTCCTTTGGCACCGTCTCCAGGGCCATTCTCGCCGTATACGATAATACGGGTTCCACGGCCACAGGAAGTAAACAGATTATTACCCAGAATGCCGGTCGCTTCCTGTACGTAACTTCCGTTTCCGGTACAGACATTCGCAGGCCCCCCCTCCCCTTGGAGAAGATGGTTTCTCCCGCAGGAGCGGTGGGCGGGGCAGCCGACAGCCACCTGGGCCGCGCGCGCCCGTCACCTGGACTCGCGAGAGCGAGCGGAAGACGGTGTGTCGGGGACTGTAGGGCTCGGCTGGGAGGGTAGCAGGGTGCGGTTGGAGCATGCGCAGGAGGCGTGGAGCGGAGCGGCTTGCGGAACTGCGCAGCGCTACGCGGGCCTTTTGATGTAGCGGTCAGGCTGCAGGCCCGGGTTCTCTCCAGATTCCGGAGGAGGCCCtagattgttttgtttgcttatttattgagacagtaAATGGTAATTCCTAAAGTGGCCTCCAACTCTCAGAGCACCGGACggtgaccctgaactcctgatcttcctgcctttcagAGTACTGGAATTATGGGTGCCCACCACCACACCTGTGTATTTGACTTTTCTGACATAAGGCCGACCTGGTACTCCCGGCCCTCGTCTCAGTCACCCGAATGTTCAGAATACAAGCCCACCGCTTCACGCTAGGTTGTTTTAAAGCTTGAGCAATGAGTCTTGCCTTTCTGGATGTCTGCAGAGACAAAAACCCGAGGAGGCCCCACCCCTTCTTGTAACTGCGAGAGTGTGATAGGGTTTCCTTTGCTGTCCACAGGAATGCTAGCTTGAGCCGCGCCGACTGGGGGGTGGGTAAGGGGGGTGTTGGGTAGGGGGAGACGCGTATTTAATTCCTCCTAAAAGCCTCTCGATTGCATGCCTGGCTCGTAATTTACGCTTTGTAAAACTCTTGGCACATTTAGACATAATTCCGTGAGAACATCTGTAGATTAGGTATCTCACTTCTCATACTCATCCCCCACCCTGGCTGCCACTGTACTGTGTAGGACGCAAAATTCCTTGCCTTCTAAAGTGGCACCCAGGCACTATCCTGAGCGAATCATACAGAAGTACGAGGTCTGGTGCAGTGTGAACAGAGGAAAAGCTCTTCCTGACCGTTTTGCAGGGACCCcccacaggaatggatacagagaaagcACCATATCTCTTGGAGTGTAGGCAAAGCCTAGTCATTTATGTTTATCTGAATTGGAGCGCTGGGATATAAATAGTTGCGATCCCTGCTGATCTGTCCTCCCGGGTCTTCTAATTGAACCTGAACCACAGCAAGACTGATTCTTGGCTTTGTCCCAAGTTGCATTCAAATGGGGTCAGTGACTAGGTTTTAGATTCTTTCTAGCACTGGGAAATCTCTTTTCAGTTTGGAATATATTTTCACTATGCTATCTCATGTAAGTCTTGTATCAATTCTGAAGGAGGATCATTTTATTTATGGAAAAAGGCAGGCACCctgctgcagagctggctcaggaCCCACCACATAAAAGTTGAGCATGATGGTATGCTACTATGATCATAGCGCTGGGGGCCAGAGATAGGCTGATCCCAGGAACTCAGGCAAGTTCAAGGGAGGAgcccttttgttgtttgttatgtTTGTTCTGAAGgtctttgttttgaatttgttatgtagctctggctgtcctggaacttgccctcgAACTCATATGAATACActcgcatgcacacataccaagGTGCAATATTTGCGTGTGGTATTGAAAGGTCACAAAGTCAGTCACTAAAGCATCAGAGTGATCAACAGTACAGTACAGATAAATAACTGAGTCATGATGAGAACCAGGCATGCTGCTCTCTCTGATCTTTCTGGGGAGTTAAAACTACCCTATCCTCACTGGTGATTTTCATACTTCATATAGTAGCATACAGAACCAGAGGGAATAATGGtaaatgcctataatctcagtaattgggagaggggaagaggaccAGTTCGAGGTTAGATCTCAGCTGTGCAGTGAATTGGGTGTCAGGCTGGGCCTCAAAAAATCCAAGGGAAGAAAATAGAGAAGATGGAATTGCTATCCTGAGTGAAAAACCATGACACAAAACCACAAAGCCAGATCATATTTATGGATAAATATATtagcaaataaatacatttctcaaCATAGTGCCTGATTCAAGCGTCTTTCTGTCTGGTTCAGATATAAATACCCATGTGGGTGCCTGGATGCTTGTCTCCCCATTGACTCTGAGGAGACAAGGTTCCCCAGTAGGATCCTCTGCCCACGTTGCCCCCACATTCACATTTCAGGCAGGGATGCTGCCTGAGGGGCTGACATGGTCAGGATGCCCTGGGGTTAAGAGCCACAGGAGGCCCGCCAGCCCTTGCCCACTTGGCACAAGCTGCCCAGGCCAACTCTTTGCCCCAATTCCACTTGCACACCTTCAGGTGGGTTGCTGGTTTGTATGGCTTATACTGGGACGGTGACCCACGAGGTCGCATGttatctttctccatctctgctccaagaacctctcagagaagaaTCCCGTCCTTTCTGGGCTGTAgctgtgctctctctgccttcctttcaaCCCCTCTCCCCAAATGAAGTTTAGTAgacattccttcctgcctgccttggaCTTAGAGATAGGAAAGCTTCGAGGAGCGTTCATTCCTGTTCTCTACCTCAGAGGAACTGGGTTTGCTGGAGTGACAAGGAGTTTGATAAGCAACAGATTCATCCCAGGTCTGTCACACTACCCTCCTCTGGGACAGAACTCTATTCCTTGGCTCCCCCAAGCCTGCAGGGCAAGATTAGTTtaagaacaagaaggaagaagcacTCCTCCCTGAGCACCAAGCAGGCAGGTGCCGGCTGGAGAAGGTACAGAGACCTCTCTTGGGAGTGGGGCTCACCTAAACTCCTGTTCATTTGTGAAGACAGGAAGTGATAAAGCTGAAGTTGCCCCAGTGAGGCCTTGAAAGGAGGTGAGACGTGGTGAGCATTCAGTTGAACCCACTGGCTTGTGTGAGCTTGAGGCCTGGGGCAAAGGAGACCCAGCAGGGGAACCCAGCAGGGCTTGAGGAAGGAGCAGCACCTTTAGGACAGCTAGCTATTCAGTCATAGCTTCCTGTCAAAAACTCAGCCTTTAAGAGTCTCCCCCACAGATGCATACTGACTGGTTGTCTGGCTGGACATGAGACTTTCTGCACTGTAGGTGTGTGTTGTGCAGACAAGATGAGCTGGGGGCTGGACACAGCACCTCCCACGACCCACCATC
The genomic region above belongs to Rattus rattus isolate New Zealand chromosome 9, Rrattus_CSIRO_v1, whole genome shotgun sequence and contains:
- the Supt4h1 gene encoding transcription elongation factor SPT4, which gives rise to MALETVPKDLRHLRACLLCSLVKTIDQFEYDGCDNCDAYLQMKGNREMVYDCTSSSFDGIIAMMSPEDSWVSKWQRVSNFKPGVYAVSVTGRLPQGIVRELKSRGVAYKSRDTAIKT